Proteins from a single region of Deinococcus aquaedulcis:
- a CDS encoding 3-oxoacyl-ACP synthase III family protein yields the protein MTVAPLGVRILSTSQALPTRVVSTAEVAALCGVPADLAHKRSGVRERRWLSGEESALSLGAQAAREALAQAGLPPEQVDVLLNASGSQLQPIPDGAALFARELGLRGAATYSLHGTCLSFLVALQHAALLIHTRQARHILIVSSEGGSLGLNPAQPESTLLIGDGAAAVLLGPAERPGQGLHAARIETYPEGADHTRIRGGGTLLMPQNPRAEHRDFTFDMQGLQVLKLASRVVPGFLERLRPGLSTGLPGIDRVIPHQASQAGLDLLRRYGWLAEQVEVTLPTLGNVIAASVPLTLHQALRAGRLGVGKTALLVGTGAGLIAGGVILEV from the coding sequence ATGACCGTTGCGCCGCTGGGCGTCCGTATTCTGTCCACTTCCCAGGCCCTGCCCACGCGGGTGGTAAGCACCGCCGAGGTGGCGGCCCTGTGCGGCGTGCCCGCCGACCTCGCCCACAAGCGCAGCGGCGTGCGCGAGCGCCGCTGGCTTTCAGGCGAAGAGAGCGCGCTCAGCCTGGGCGCCCAGGCCGCCCGCGAGGCCCTGGCCCAGGCGGGCCTGCCCCCTGAGCAGGTGGACGTGCTGCTGAATGCCAGCGGCAGTCAGTTGCAGCCCATTCCCGACGGCGCCGCCCTGTTCGCCCGCGAACTGGGCCTGCGCGGGGCCGCCACCTACAGCCTGCACGGCACCTGCCTGAGCTTTCTGGTGGCGCTGCAGCACGCCGCCCTGCTGATTCACACGCGGCAGGCGCGCCACATCCTGATCGTGTCCAGCGAGGGGGGCAGCCTGGGCCTGAACCCGGCGCAGCCTGAAAGCACCCTGCTGATTGGTGACGGCGCCGCCGCTGTGCTGCTGGGCCCCGCTGAGCGTCCCGGCCAGGGCCTGCACGCCGCGCGGATCGAAACCTACCCCGAGGGCGCCGACCACACCCGGATTCGCGGCGGCGGCACGCTGCTGATGCCGCAGAACCCCCGCGCAGAGCACCGCGACTTCACGTTTGACATGCAGGGGCTGCAGGTGCTGAAACTGGCCTCGCGGGTGGTGCCGGGGTTTCTGGAGCGGCTGCGGCCGGGGCTGAGTACGGGGCTGCCGGGGATTGACCGGGTGATTCCGCACCAGGCCAGCCAGGCGGGGTTGGACCTGCTGCGGCGCTACGGGTGGCTGGCTGAGCAGGTGGAGGTGACGCTGCCCACGCTGGGGAACGTGATTGCGGCGAGTGTGCCGCTGACATTGCATCAGGCGCTGAGGGCGGGGCGGTTGGGGGTAGGGAAGACGGCGCTGCTGGTGGGGACGGGGGCGGGGTTGATTGCGGGTGGGGTGATTTTGGAGGTGTAG
- the aroA gene encoding 3-phosphoshikimate 1-carboxyvinyltransferase, whose protein sequence is MDGLPKRFDVIVYPAAELRGEVRAQPSKNYTTRYLLAAALAPGETRVVGAATSEDAEALLRCLGDWGAGIQRHGEDVVVRGFGARPRAGVTLNPGNAGAVARFLMGVAALTEQTTFVTDHPDSLGRRPQGDLLEALARLGARVRSEDGRLPVTISGPVRGGTVEVSAERSSQYASALMFLAPLLPGGLDLRLTGDIKSHAPLRQTLDTLAAFGVQASASEDLGRVTIPGGQAYQSGRVTVPGDYPGSAALLAAAATRPGEVRLSNLREHDLQGEREAVAVLREMGAAIIREGDTLTVRGGAPLRAITRDGDGFTDAVQALTAAAALAQGTTTWENVATLRLKECDRISDTRRELERLGLHASETGDSLSVSGTATLAGGVTADGHGDHRMIMLLTILGLSAQAPLRITGAHHIRKSYPLFFRHLEALGARFNYPEATRA, encoded by the coding sequence ATGGACGGCCTGCCGAAAAGGTTCGATGTGATCGTGTATCCCGCTGCCGAGTTGCGCGGCGAGGTGCGGGCGCAGCCCAGCAAGAACTACACCACGCGCTACCTGCTGGCCGCCGCGCTGGCGCCGGGCGAGACGCGGGTGGTGGGGGCGGCCACCAGCGAGGACGCTGAAGCGCTGCTGCGCTGTCTGGGCGACTGGGGCGCGGGGATCCAGCGCCACGGCGAGGACGTGGTCGTGCGCGGCTTCGGGGCGCGGCCCCGGGCGGGGGTGACCCTGAACCCGGGCAATGCGGGGGCGGTGGCGCGCTTTCTCATGGGCGTGGCGGCGCTGACGGAGCAGACCACCTTTGTCACGGACCACCCGGATTCACTGGGGCGGCGGCCCCAGGGCGACCTGCTGGAGGCACTCGCCCGGCTGGGGGCGCGGGTGCGCAGCGAGGATGGGCGCCTGCCCGTCACCATCAGCGGGCCGGTGCGTGGGGGCACGGTGGAAGTCAGCGCCGAGCGCTCCAGCCAGTACGCCAGCGCCCTGATGTTTCTGGCCCCGCTGCTGCCCGGGGGCCTGGACCTGCGCCTGACCGGCGACATCAAGAGCCACGCGCCGCTGCGCCAGACCTTGGATACCCTGGCGGCCTTCGGGGTGCAGGCAAGTGCCAGTGAGGACCTGGGGCGGGTGACCATTCCGGGCGGACAAGCTTACCAGTCGGGGCGCGTGACCGTGCCGGGCGACTACCCCGGCAGCGCGGCCCTGCTGGCGGCGGCGGCCACCCGCCCCGGCGAGGTGCGCCTCTCGAACCTGCGCGAACACGACCTGCAGGGCGAACGCGAGGCCGTGGCGGTGCTGCGCGAGATGGGCGCGGCCATCATCCGCGAGGGCGACACGCTGACCGTGCGTGGCGGCGCGCCGCTCCGGGCCATCACGCGCGACGGCGACGGCTTTACCGACGCGGTGCAGGCGCTAACGGCCGCTGCAGCGCTGGCGCAGGGCACCACCACCTGGGAAAACGTGGCCACCCTGCGCCTGAAGGAATGCGACCGCATCTCGGACACCCGGCGCGAACTGGAGCGCCTGGGCCTGCACGCCAGCGAAACCGGAGACAGCCTCAGCGTGAGTGGCACAGCCACGCTGGCGGGGGGCGTCACCGCCGACGGCCACGGCGACCACCGCATGATCATGCTGCTCACCATCCTGGGCCTGAGCGCCCAGGCGCCCCTGCGCATCACAGGCGCGCACCATATCCGTAAGAGTTACCCGCTCTTTTTCCGACACCTGGAAGCTCTGGGCGCCCGCTTTAATTACCCGGAGGCCACCCGGGCCTGA
- a CDS encoding GGDEF domain-containing protein, whose translation MKTPLPLLLFPLLGLCAVYSAALVLARLTGHDTHAVDLLYMAVLLLCAGVGWQAYARASGAGRRLLGWGILSLSALAAGEAAWVLLFDLPGREAPDLSLADAGYLIYYAGLLGLLLLGQRRGRNPGALLDSVIVGLVVAQASWVLALVPLLQEQGSSLVFRVLNLSYVALDIVLLTLVLFTLRQPLAAPRWPLLLGLLAYVVADLLYFNLGPLYQPRGPLDLLWAWGAVGQAVGIVLLARAGQPQDPGPAHARLELVLRALPYVAVLASCTLLVLYGPQNTLAGRGVVLLTAAVFGVVTLRQALSNAESLRLNRQLQAQAEALRQSQAQMEYLAFHDGLTGLLNRAGFYRALRVALPGGATVLLLDLDGFKPVNDAHGHAAGDEVLRVVAGRLTACSAEDWHAARLGGDEFALLGPADQSPGTAQALAERVVAAVAEPVTVPGGAQVRVTGSVGLARMDGAGASEDTLVRQADAAMYRAKRAGGHRSAELVKVPG comes from the coding sequence ATGAAGACCCCGTTGCCCCTCCTGCTGTTCCCGCTGCTGGGCCTGTGCGCCGTGTACAGCGCCGCGCTGGTGCTGGCCAGGCTGACCGGCCACGACACCCACGCCGTGGACCTGCTGTACATGGCCGTATTGCTGCTGTGCGCGGGGGTGGGCTGGCAGGCGTACGCGCGGGCCAGTGGGGCGGGGCGGCGCCTGCTGGGCTGGGGCATCCTCAGCCTCTCGGCGCTGGCAGCCGGGGAAGCCGCCTGGGTGCTGCTGTTTGATCTGCCGGGGCGCGAGGCCCCTGACCTCTCGCTGGCCGACGCCGGGTACCTCATCTATTACGCGGGGCTGCTGGGGCTGCTGCTGCTGGGCCAGCGGCGCGGGCGCAATCCGGGCGCGCTGCTGGACAGCGTGATCGTGGGCCTTGTGGTGGCGCAGGCCTCGTGGGTGTTGGCGCTGGTGCCGCTGCTGCAGGAGCAGGGCAGCAGTCTGGTGTTCCGCGTCCTGAACCTCAGTTACGTGGCGCTGGACATCGTGCTGCTGACCCTGGTGCTGTTCACCCTGCGCCAGCCGCTGGCCGCCCCGCGCTGGCCGCTGCTGCTGGGCCTGCTGGCCTACGTGGTGGCGGACCTGCTGTACTTCAACCTGGGCCCCCTGTACCAGCCGCGCGGCCCGCTGGACCTGCTGTGGGCCTGGGGCGCCGTGGGGCAGGCCGTGGGTATTGTGCTGCTGGCCCGCGCCGGGCAACCCCAGGACCCGGGCCCCGCCCACGCCCGGCTGGAACTGGTGTTGCGCGCCCTGCCGTACGTGGCGGTGCTGGCTTCGTGCACGCTGCTGGTGCTGTACGGCCCCCAGAACACGCTGGCGGGCCGTGGGGTGGTGCTGCTGACGGCGGCCGTGTTCGGGGTGGTCACGCTGCGGCAGGCGCTGTCCAACGCCGAGAGCCTGCGCCTGAACCGGCAGCTGCAGGCCCAGGCCGAGGCCCTGCGCCAGAGTCAGGCCCAGATGGAGTACCTCGCCTTTCACGACGGCCTGACCGGGCTGCTCAACCGCGCCGGGTTCTACCGCGCCCTGCGCGTGGCGCTGCCGGGGGGCGCCACGGTGCTGCTGCTGGACCTGGACGGCTTCAAGCCCGTGAACGACGCCCACGGCCACGCGGCGGGCGACGAGGTGCTGCGGGTGGTGGCCGGGCGGTTGACAGCCTGCAGTGCCGAGGACTGGCACGCCGCGCGCCTGGGCGGCGACGAATTTGCCCTGCTGGGCCCGGCCGACCAGAGCCCCGGGACCGCGCAGGCCCTGGCCGAACGGGTGGTGGCGGCGGTGGCCGAGCCGGTCACGGTGCCCGGCGGCGCGCAGGTGCGGGTCACGGGGTCGGTGGGCCTGGCGCGCATGGACGGCGCAGGCGCCAGCGAGGACACCCTGGTGCGGCAGGCCGACGCCGCCATGTACCGGGCCAAGCGCGCGGGCGGACACCGCAGCGCCGAACTGGTGAAGGTGCCGGGCTAG
- a CDS encoding sulfite exporter TauE/SafE family protein → MVTGLTLAVIGIGLLAGVLGAILGLGGGVVVVPALEFVLPLFGRDITIAQAVAVSQIGVLAVGLSGAASYLQQGLVRARTGYLLSPYTIVGGAAGSFLGLVLPGRAVATVFAALLLYSAYNLLRGLKRVEAERPPSRLVPPAMTFAGVMSGLLGIGGGTVQVPVLNLLAGVPIRQAIATSTFIMGLTAVGNALVYQAGGLLDLRLAAGVALGVLIGARAGATLQSRIPAAQLKLFFSLLLIFTAAQLLWKYWGHP, encoded by the coding sequence GTGGTAACGGGCCTGACGCTGGCGGTCATTGGGATCGGGCTGCTGGCGGGGGTGCTGGGGGCCATCCTGGGGCTGGGGGGCGGGGTGGTGGTGGTGCCGGCGCTGGAATTCGTGCTGCCCCTCTTTGGCCGCGACATCACCATTGCGCAGGCGGTGGCGGTCAGCCAGATCGGCGTGCTGGCGGTGGGCCTCAGCGGGGCGGCCAGCTACCTGCAGCAGGGGCTGGTGCGCGCCCGCACTGGGTATCTGCTCTCGCCCTACACGATTGTGGGGGGCGCCGCTGGCTCGTTTCTGGGGCTGGTGCTGCCGGGGCGGGCGGTGGCCACGGTGTTTGCCGCGCTGCTGCTGTATTCGGCGTACAACCTGCTGCGCGGCCTGAAGCGGGTGGAGGCCGAGCGGCCCCCCAGCCGCCTCGTGCCGCCAGCCATGACCTTCGCCGGGGTCATGAGCGGCCTGCTGGGCATTGGGGGCGGCACGGTGCAGGTGCCGGTGCTGAACCTGCTGGCCGGGGTGCCCATCCGGCAGGCGATTGCCACCAGCACCTTCATCATGGGCCTGACCGCCGTGGGCAACGCGCTGGTGTACCAGGCGGGCGGGCTGCTGGACCTGCGGCTGGCGGCGGGGGTGGCGCTGGGGGTGCTGATCGGCGCGCGGGCCGGGGCCACGCTGCAAAGCCGCATTCCGGCCGCGCAGCTCAAGCTCTTTTTCAGCCTGCTGCTGATCTTTACGGCCGCGCAGCTGCTGTGGAAATACTGGGGGCACCCATGA
- a CDS encoding radical SAM protein translates to MLPAWRFRSEGRQWTAFCTATGARLSLGPSPSRLQAPELLDIKLTDVCSLGCAFCYQDSRPERRHARLANVAWLAEEAGRAGVFEVALGGGEVSEYPDFLAALHLFRAAGVVPNFTTRRLRWLAQVWPQVRDMVGGVAVSVGSAAEVIRLGELLPAEGRRPGQLVVQVVMGTVGREELLALVQAAGAAEVRVTLLGFKRVGRGQTFAPQPYGWWRDDLRLYVRHTPISIDTALAAECPTELAALLQPGSYHTEEGRFSAYVDAVAMTLAPSSYHSEPVFSMDADWLTHFAAPHFVQGPVTPPAPGRVRLGFATNSSSSHSLVLLREPLEDEPGNPAEWEEAFATTWGEFTAVTLAAKQFYLAANLMRVREHLFPRQSEAEAQAMIRRLCDLPPDAPLSTEGIDHQSALWFQPNPAGPGPHPHQFERVKTVLFAPGASIFGMGDDGDDRAPRWQAVDFMLDSADFMSMFSLDETEQPLPPRPSGLSEPLYLLGLVRGQRFLDVVQRALAAGVPWAEVKAALLEDEQHVDKPTLFLKVLTAAGLQPPAFLLPTPGGHRSDERRAWFALYLKAPPDALSRFMTRLETLGREEPAFAATVLDYATSDLGFEPFDEANFERLLKALSHGQRFAAAVGQEQFGIHPRITEYLNGL, encoded by the coding sequence ATGCTTCCCGCGTGGCGGTTTCGCAGTGAGGGTCGGCAATGGACGGCGTTCTGCACGGCCACAGGGGCCCGGCTGAGCCTGGGACCGTCGCCGTCGCGGCTGCAGGCGCCGGAACTGCTGGACATCAAGTTGACTGATGTCTGCAGCCTGGGCTGCGCCTTTTGCTATCAGGATTCTCGCCCAGAGCGGCGCCACGCCCGACTGGCCAACGTGGCTTGGTTGGCCGAAGAAGCGGGCCGCGCCGGCGTATTCGAGGTGGCCCTGGGCGGCGGCGAGGTCAGCGAATACCCGGACTTCCTGGCGGCCCTGCACCTGTTCCGCGCCGCTGGCGTGGTGCCCAACTTCACTACGCGGCGCCTGCGCTGGCTGGCGCAGGTGTGGCCCCAGGTGCGGGACATGGTGGGCGGCGTGGCCGTCAGTGTGGGCAGCGCCGCCGAGGTGATCCGGCTGGGCGAGCTCTTGCCAGCCGAGGGGCGCCGCCCCGGTCAGCTGGTGGTGCAGGTGGTGATGGGCACGGTGGGGCGCGAAGAACTGCTGGCGCTGGTGCAGGCCGCCGGGGCCGCCGAGGTGCGTGTGACCCTGCTGGGGTTCAAGCGGGTGGGGCGCGGCCAGACTTTTGCACCTCAGCCCTACGGGTGGTGGCGGGACGACCTGCGCCTGTACGTCCGGCACACCCCCATCAGCATTGACACCGCGCTGGCGGCAGAATGCCCTACCGAATTGGCCGCGCTGCTGCAGCCCGGCTCGTACCACACCGAAGAAGGCCGCTTCAGCGCCTATGTGGACGCCGTGGCCATGACCCTGGCGCCCAGCAGTTACCACAGTGAGCCGGTGTTCTCCATGGACGCCGACTGGCTGACCCACTTCGCTGCGCCGCATTTTGTGCAGGGGCCCGTTACGCCGCCCGCCCCCGGCCGGGTCCGCCTGGGCTTTGCCACCAATTCCAGCAGCAGCCATTCGCTGGTGCTGCTCCGTGAGCCCTTGGAAGATGAGCCTGGCAACCCTGCCGAGTGGGAAGAGGCTTTTGCCACCACATGGGGCGAGTTCACGGCTGTCACCCTGGCGGCCAAGCAGTTTTATCTGGCCGCCAATCTGATGAGGGTCCGGGAACACCTCTTTCCCCGGCAGTCCGAAGCCGAGGCGCAGGCCATGATTCGCCGCCTGTGCGACTTGCCGCCTGATGCGCCCCTCAGCACCGAAGGCATAGACCACCAGAGTGCCCTGTGGTTTCAGCCCAACCCGGCGGGGCCTGGCCCCCATCCGCACCAATTTGAGAGGGTCAAGACGGTGCTGTTTGCGCCGGGCGCCAGCATTTTCGGCATGGGGGACGACGGGGACGACCGAGCTCCTCGCTGGCAGGCGGTGGACTTCATGCTGGACAGTGCCGACTTCATGTCTATGTTCTCATTGGATGAAACAGAGCAGCCTCTCCCGCCGCGCCCCTCTGGCCTGAGTGAGCCGCTGTACCTGCTGGGGCTGGTGCGTGGGCAGCGCTTTTTGGACGTGGTGCAGCGCGCGCTGGCGGCCGGTGTGCCGTGGGCTGAGGTGAAAGCAGCGCTGCTAGAGGACGAACAGCACGTGGACAAACCCACGCTGTTCCTGAAGGTGCTGACTGCAGCGGGTCTGCAACCACCTGCATTTTTGCTTCCCACCCCCGGCGGTCACCGGAGTGACGAGCGCCGGGCCTGGTTCGCGCTGTACCTCAAAGCTCCACCAGATGCGCTGAGCCGCTTCATGACACGGCTTGAAACACTTGGCCGGGAAGAACCAGCCTTCGCGGCAACGGTGCTGGATTACGCCACGTCAGACCTGGGATTTGAGCCATTCGACGAAGCAAACTTTGAACGGCTGCTGAAGGCTCTTTCTCATGGCCAGCGTTTCGCCGCCGCAGTGGGTCAGGAGCAGTTCGGCATTCATCCCCGGATCACGGAGTATCTCAATGGTCTCTGA
- a CDS encoding phosphotransferase family protein, whose amino-acid sequence MSALPALTPAQVAALLPPAWAGQPLAWLGEGTDHRVYALGQTLVLRFPKWAGGGEALRSEAALLQTLAPLLSLPLPEAQAWGPPAPPCPEGFAAARFLPGTPALVQPLARPADVGRVLGQFLTALHRVPAAAVALPTDHDPSGRDWQDAALADLKVAEAAGLLPDAARWRAVVQAPPPLAVPLVPIHGDFAAEHVLLDRAGQPCGVLDWADAALGDPARDWAGLIHWAEPELLSSALAAAPQPPALLRRAAWYATCRALGDLAYGAAQGQPAYILAGRRALEGLAGSGRQDAVNPTPPSP is encoded by the coding sequence GTGTCTGCCCTCCCCGCCCTGACCCCGGCCCAGGTCGCCGCTCTGCTTCCTCCAGCCTGGGCAGGTCAGCCGCTGGCGTGGCTGGGTGAGGGCACCGACCACCGGGTGTATGCGCTGGGGCAAACGCTGGTGCTGCGCTTTCCCAAATGGGCGGGTGGGGGAGAGGCCCTGCGGTCAGAGGCGGCCCTGCTGCAGACCCTGGCCCCACTGCTGTCCCTCCCGCTGCCCGAGGCCCAGGCCTGGGGCCCCCCGGCGCCCCCTTGCCCCGAAGGCTTCGCGGCGGCGCGGTTCCTGCCGGGCACGCCCGCCCTGGTTCAGCCTCTGGCCCGGCCTGCCGATGTGGGCCGGGTGCTGGGCCAGTTCCTCACTGCCTTGCACCGCGTTCCCGCAGCTGCTGTAGCCCTCCCCACCGACCACGACCCCAGCGGCCGGGACTGGCAGGACGCCGCCCTGGCGGATCTGAAGGTGGCCGAAGCGGCGGGCCTGCTCCCAGATGCGGCGCGGTGGCGGGCCGTGGTCCAGGCGCCGCCGCCCCTGGCCGTGCCCCTGGTGCCCATTCACGGGGACTTCGCGGCGGAACACGTCCTGCTGGACCGGGCGGGCCAGCCCTGCGGCGTACTGGACTGGGCCGACGCCGCGCTGGGCGACCCGGCCCGGGATTGGGCTGGCCTGATCCACTGGGCGGAGCCTGAACTGCTGAGCAGTGCGCTGGCCGCCGCGCCGCAGCCCCCCGCCCTGTTGCGCCGCGCGGCGTGGTACGCCACCTGCCGCGCGCTGGGCGACCTCGCGTATGGGGCGGCACAGGGCCAGCCCGCGTACATCCTGGCGGGACGCCGGGCGCTGGAAGGGTTGGCGGGAAGCGGGAGGCAGGACGCGGTCAACCCCACCCCACCTTCTCCGTAA
- a CDS encoding 3-hydroxyacyl-CoA dehydrogenase/enoyl-CoA hydratase family protein, which yields MKIQKAAVIGAGVMGAAIAAQLANAGIPVVLLDIVLPDNPDRNFLAKQGIQRALKARPAAFMDPARAALITPGNLEDDLKKLKDADWILEAIIEKLDAKRDLWARVEGVAKKTAIISSNSSGIPMHLQIEGRSEDFQRRFVGAHFFNPPRYLHLLEVIPTPKTAPEVVKTFSEFAQTTLGKGVVLANDVPGFVANRIGVYGIVRAMGHMEKTGLTPAEVDELTGPALGRAKSATFRTADLSGLDIIYHVANDLNKATPDDEDFTLTPAFRTLVEEKKFLGDKTGSGFYKKTKDEKGKTKILHLNLDTFEYEDRGKVKVAAVEAVKGRPLAERVKALYTAEGKEGDFLRGVMNDGFWYAAKMAGNVSGRLQDIDNALKWGFGWEQGPFETMDTLGVQTVIANLEAEGRTLPPLLAAMKASGRESFYQGDETVTPEGQPTPYEAPYFVLTDLKKDATKVVKKRAGASIVDLGDGVLLVEWHAKMNALGEDQLRAVQDAHKLVQDMGYAGLVVGNQGENFSAGANLPLILSQAQADEWDELDDMVKQFQQVTTSLRFSPHPTVAAPFGLTLGGGAEFTLHADHVVASAELYMGLVEVGVGLIPGGGGTKEMLLRFTEMQQPGQRVGATLLPAVQRAFELIGTAKVSTSALEARNLGFLRDSDTVAMNRSHILEEAKRQVLALAPGYVQPAPRQDIPVMGDAAIAAIRSALHGMHQGGYVTDYDLVVSEQLARVLSGGTGNNRTAKVSEQHLLDLEREAFLTLLGKKGTQQRIEHMLKTGKPLRN from the coding sequence ATGAAGATTCAGAAAGCTGCCGTGATCGGTGCGGGCGTCATGGGCGCGGCGATTGCCGCTCAACTCGCCAATGCCGGTATTCCTGTTGTTCTGCTGGACATTGTTCTGCCGGACAACCCCGACCGTAACTTCCTGGCCAAGCAGGGGATTCAACGCGCCCTGAAGGCCCGCCCCGCCGCCTTCATGGACCCGGCGCGCGCGGCGCTGATCACGCCTGGGAACCTCGAAGACGACCTGAAGAAACTGAAAGACGCCGACTGGATTCTCGAGGCGATCATCGAGAAGCTGGACGCCAAGCGCGACCTGTGGGCGCGGGTGGAGGGCGTGGCCAAGAAGACGGCCATCATTTCCAGCAACTCCAGCGGCATTCCCATGCACCTGCAGATTGAAGGCCGGAGCGAGGACTTCCAGCGCCGCTTTGTGGGCGCCCACTTTTTCAACCCGCCGCGCTACCTGCACCTGCTGGAAGTGATCCCCACCCCCAAGACGGCCCCCGAGGTCGTGAAAACCTTCAGCGAGTTCGCGCAGACCACGCTGGGCAAGGGCGTGGTGCTGGCCAACGACGTGCCCGGCTTCGTGGCCAACCGCATCGGCGTGTACGGCATCGTGCGCGCCATGGGGCACATGGAAAAAACCGGTCTGACCCCCGCCGAGGTGGACGAACTGACCGGTCCTGCCCTAGGCCGCGCCAAGAGTGCAACCTTCCGCACGGCCGACCTCTCGGGCCTGGACATCATCTACCACGTGGCCAACGACCTGAATAAGGCCACGCCCGACGACGAGGACTTTACCCTGACGCCCGCCTTCCGCACCCTGGTGGAAGAGAAGAAATTCCTGGGTGACAAGACCGGCAGCGGCTTTTACAAGAAGACCAAGGACGAGAAGGGTAAGACCAAGATCTTGCACCTGAACCTGGACACCTTCGAGTACGAGGACCGGGGCAAGGTGAAGGTGGCCGCCGTGGAAGCCGTGAAGGGCCGCCCCCTGGCCGAGCGCGTGAAGGCCCTGTACACCGCCGAAGGTAAGGAAGGCGACTTCCTGCGCGGGGTGATGAACGACGGCTTCTGGTACGCCGCCAAGATGGCCGGGAACGTCAGCGGGCGCCTGCAGGACATTGACAACGCCCTGAAGTGGGGCTTTGGCTGGGAACAGGGTCCCTTCGAGACGATGGACACCCTGGGCGTGCAGACGGTGATTGCCAATCTGGAAGCCGAAGGGCGCACCCTGCCCCCGCTGCTGGCCGCCATGAAGGCCAGTGGCCGCGAAAGCTTCTACCAGGGCGACGAAACCGTGACCCCCGAAGGGCAGCCCACCCCCTACGAAGCGCCCTACTTTGTCCTGACCGACCTGAAGAAAGACGCCACGAAGGTGGTCAAGAAGCGCGCCGGGGCCAGCATCGTGGATCTGGGCGACGGGGTGCTGCTGGTGGAGTGGCACGCCAAGATGAACGCGCTGGGCGAGGACCAGCTGCGCGCCGTGCAGGACGCCCACAAGCTGGTGCAGGACATGGGCTACGCGGGCCTCGTGGTGGGCAACCAGGGCGAGAACTTCAGCGCCGGGGCCAACCTGCCGCTGATCCTGTCGCAGGCCCAGGCCGACGAGTGGGACGAACTGGACGACATGGTCAAGCAGTTCCAGCAGGTCACGACCTCGCTGCGTTTCAGCCCGCACCCCACGGTGGCGGCCCCCTTCGGCCTGACCCTGGGCGGCGGCGCCGAATTCACCCTGCACGCCGACCACGTGGTGGCCAGCGCCGAGCTGTACATGGGCCTCGTGGAAGTGGGCGTGGGTCTGATTCCCGGCGGCGGCGGCACCAAGGAAATGCTCCTGCGCTTCACCGAGATGCAGCAGCCCGGCCAGCGCGTGGGCGCCACGCTGCTGCCCGCCGTGCAGCGCGCCTTTGAACTGATCGGCACCGCCAAGGTGTCCACCAGCGCCCTGGAAGCGCGCAACCTGGGCTTCCTGCGGGACAGTGACACCGTGGCCATGAACAGGAGTCACATCCTGGAAGAAGCCAAGCGGCAGGTGCTGGCCCTGGCCCCTGGCTACGTGCAGCCGGCCCCCCGCCAGGACATCCCCGTCATGGGTGACGCGGCTATTGCGGCCATCAGGAGCGCCCTGCACGGCATGCACCAGGGCGGCTACGTCACCGACTATGACCTCGTGGTGTCCGAGCAACTGGCCCGCGTGCTCTCCGGCGGTACCGGCAACAACCGCACCGCCAAGGTCAGCGAGCAGCATCTGCTGGACCTGGAACGCGAAGCCTTCCTGACCCTGCTGGGCAAGAAAGGCACGCAGCAGCGCATTGAGCACATGCTCAAGACCGGTAAACCGCTGCGCAACTGA